One Tolypothrix bouteillei VB521301 DNA window includes the following coding sequences:
- a CDS encoding ATP-binding protein, which produces MYLHNCPEFQLFLEYTPTAVAMFDRHMRYVAATRSWLTDYGFQQESYIGREHYEVFPQTPNMWKTVHQLCLAGCSEHASTDSFVREDGSVEWVKWKGCPWYDCNGEIGGTIFSSEIITKGKYTPEAVVKQQTPLATTVKDISQSKVAETSVGKSEEQFRELAQREQLLNRLASQIRNSLDLDTVIETAIQAIQQLLQIDRCTFCWYQPDTDPPTWEAIKEARNPDLPGILGSYPELLIGSVHQLLLNQEIIRINDVLNITDSNFRQLVQSLGYRSTLQLPFQTRSGDIGVICCAHCSYPRPWTDSEVELLQAVIGQLVIAVNQAELYRHTRQAAISAQKQAHQLEITLEELKKTQTQLVQSEKMSSLGQLVAGVAHEINNPVNFIFGNIVHANDYVEDLLNLLKLYQHTYPQPTLEILEEIDTIDLDFLMMDLPKLLTSMKMGADRIREIVRSLRNFSRHDEAQMKAVDIREGIDSTLMILQHRLKATTTRPEIQVIKDYQPLPPIACYAGQLNQVFMNLLANSIDALEEQWIRGNYAICNSQLALAASGCSKSSLLPESHIFHPKIRIATEMIEENCIVISIADNGSGMTLEVQKRLFDPFFTTKPVGVGTGLGLSISYQIIEKHGGKLYCRSNLGEGTEFVIEIPIHHPENT; this is translated from the coding sequence ATGTACTTGCACAACTGTCCGGAGTTCCAACTGTTTTTAGAGTACACACCCACAGCCGTTGCCATGTTTGACCGCCACATGCGTTATGTGGCAGCCACCCGCAGCTGGTTAACAGACTATGGTTTCCAACAAGAAAGCTATATTGGTCGCGAGCATTATGAGGTTTTTCCTCAAACTCCCAATATGTGGAAAACAGTGCATCAACTGTGTTTGGCTGGTTGTAGCGAACACGCATCAACTGACAGTTTTGTTCGGGAAGACGGTTCTGTAGAATGGGTGAAATGGAAGGGTTGTCCTTGGTATGACTGCAATGGTGAAATAGGCGGCACAATTTTCTCTTCTGAAATCATTACTAAGGGCAAGTACACTCCAGAAGCAGTGGTTAAGCAACAAACACCTTTAGCAACAACCGTAAAAGACATTTCACAATCCAAAGTCGCTGAAACGAGTGTTGGCAAATCAGAAGAACAGTTTCGAGAACTAGCACAGAGAGAACAACTGCTCAATAGGTTAGCGAGTCAAATCCGTAACTCTCTTGATTTAGATACAGTTATTGAAACAGCAATCCAAGCAATACAGCAGTTATTGCAAATCGACCGTTGTACCTTCTGTTGGTACCAGCCGGATACCGATCCGCCAACTTGGGAAGCTATCAAAGAAGCACGAAATCCAGATTTACCTGGGATACTGGGTTCTTACCCGGAACTTCTCATTGGTTCGGTTCATCAGCTGCTGTTAAACCAAGAAATTATTCGTATAAATGATGTATTAAATATTACTGATAGTAATTTTCGGCAGTTAGTTCAATCTCTGGGGTACCGATCGACATTACAGCTACCGTTTCAAACACGTTCTGGTGATATTGGAGTTATATGCTGCGCTCATTGTAGTTATCCGCGTCCCTGGACTGATAGTGAAGTAGAACTTTTACAAGCAGTTATTGGTCAGTTAGTTATTGCTGTCAACCAAGCTGAACTTTACCGACATACTCGTCAAGCTGCAATCAGCGCTCAAAAACAAGCACATCAACTTGAAATAACTTTAGAAGAACTGAAAAAAACGCAAACTCAACTTGTACAAAGTGAAAAAATGTCCAGTTTGGGACAACTGGTTGCTGGAGTAGCCCATGAAATCAACAATCCAGTCAATTTTATTTTTGGCAATATCGTTCACGCCAATGACTACGTAGAAGATTTGTTAAACTTGCTCAAACTCTACCAGCACACCTATCCCCAGCCCACACTAGAAATTCTTGAGGAAATCGACACTATTGATTTGGATTTTTTAATGATGGACTTGCCAAAGTTGCTAACTTCTATGAAGATGGGAGCCGATCGCATTCGTGAAATTGTCCGCTCTTTAAGAAACTTTTCCCGTCACGATGAAGCCCAAATGAAAGCAGTGGATATTCGTGAAGGAATTGACAGCACGCTCATGATTTTGCAACATCGGCTCAAAGCAACAACAACTCGTCCTGAAATTCAAGTTATTAAAGATTATCAGCCTCTTCCACCAATTGCTTGCTACGCGGGACAGCTAAACCAAGTGTTCATGAATTTGTTAGCAAATTCCATTGATGCGTTAGAAGAGCAATGGATTCGAGGTAATTACGCAATCTGCAATTCACAGCTTGCATTGGCGGCTTCCGGATGCAGCAAGAGTTCTTTACTTCCAGAATCTCACATTTTCCATCCTAAAATCCGCATAGCGACTGAGATGATTGAGGAAAATTGTATTGTTATTTCCATTGCTGATAACGGTTCTGGCATGACTTTGGAAGTTCAAAAACGCCTCTTTGATCCATTTTTTACGACTAAACCTGTTGGTGTTGGTACGGGTTTGGGGCTGTCGATTAGCTACCAAATTATTGAAAAACATGGAGGGAAACTATACTGTCGTAGCAACTTAGGTGAAGGGACTGAATTTGTTATTGAGATACCTATTCATCATCCAGAAAATACTTAG
- a CDS encoding peptidoglycan-binding protein, giving the protein MEYLVYSLMDSAYAEATVEDEFSLPEFKLTLDWKKVFKSTWLTYATATALFAILAQAQVVSAAYSGPGRYYVSTNGSCLNIRTGPSTYYSRVACYRNGSRLPNVRGYTRGFARLSTGYFASTRWIARRPGSGYTPGLGVGGRVLSLGSQGSGVRRVQRILGITPTGYYGTATARAVRNFQQNNGIYPVDGRVGPETRRALNQYGSTGYGSNYNDDYLYSNRDRYNDDYLYSNRDRYNDDYLYSNRDRYDDDYLYSNRDRYDDDYLYSNLNRYYDDNYLNRNRDIYNNNYSYNSDYNIGGRDVLARGSRGNAVREIQRYLGVQVTGNYNRATERAVRNFQARNGLPVTGVVDSNTRLFLGLSG; this is encoded by the coding sequence GTGGAATATCTTGTTTATTCTCTGATGGACAGTGCTTACGCGGAAGCAACTGTAGAAGATGAATTTAGTTTGCCGGAGTTTAAATTAACCTTAGATTGGAAAAAAGTTTTTAAATCGACTTGGCTCACCTATGCTACGGCTACAGCTTTGTTTGCAATTTTAGCCCAAGCTCAAGTCGTGTCAGCGGCTTACTCCGGTCCTGGTAGATATTATGTCAGCACAAATGGTAGTTGTCTCAATATTCGTACAGGTCCATCAACTTATTACTCTAGAGTAGCTTGTTACCGCAATGGCTCTCGACTTCCAAATGTAAGGGGATACACAAGAGGATTTGCTCGTTTGTCTACGGGCTATTTTGCTTCTACAAGATGGATCGCTCGCAGACCCGGTAGTGGATATACTCCCGGTCTTGGTGTTGGCGGTCGCGTCTTGAGTTTGGGTTCTCAAGGAAGCGGTGTTAGAAGAGTGCAAAGAATTTTAGGAATAACACCTACCGGATACTACGGTACTGCAACTGCAAGAGCTGTTCGCAATTTTCAGCAAAACAATGGCATATACCCAGTCGATGGAAGAGTGGGACCGGAAACCAGAAGAGCATTAAATCAATATGGAAGCACGGGTTACGGTTCTAACTACAATGATGACTACTTGTACTCGAACCGCGATCGCTACAATGATGACTACCTGTACTCGAACCGCGATCGCTACAATGATGACTACTTGTACTCGAACCGCGATCGCTACGATGATGACTACTTGTACTCGAACCGCGATCGCTACGATGATGACTACTTGTACTCGAACCTCAATCGCTACTACGATGACAACTACCTAAATCGTAACCGCGATATCTATAACAACAATTACAGTTACAACAGCGATTACAATATTGGAGGTCGAGATGTCCTTGCAAGAGGTTCTCGAGGTAACGCTGTTAGAGAAATTCAGCGATATTTAGGTGTACAAGTTACGGGGAACTACAATCGCGCAACCGAAAGAGCAGTCAGAAACTTTCAAGCCAGAAATGGCTTACCTGTCACTGGAGTTGTTGATTCAAATACCCGATTGTTTTTAGGCTTAAGTGGTTGA